One Marmota flaviventris isolate mMarFla1 chromosome 17, mMarFla1.hap1, whole genome shotgun sequence genomic window, TATTCTGTGAGTAAAAAAGTAGAGCACCTCACATCTATGCATATTTGTAAGTGcaaataaatgtgtgtttttgaatattctaaattgaaaaatatatttatcttatttataccAACTTTGCATAATACAATCCCAGATGATGATATCTGGATTTTTTTAACTGTGCTGATGTCTCTACCCAGATTAAACTTTATACAAAACCTGGATGGAGAAACACAATCTCTCAGTGGTGCATGAGTTCATTCTGATGGGCATCACCTCACGCCCTGATCTGCAGGCTCCACTGTTTGGGCTGTTCCTCATCATCTACCTGGTCACAGTGCTGGGCAACTTGGGCATGATCATCCTCACCAAGGTGGACCACAGTCTACAaacacccatgtacttctttctCAGAAACCTGGCTCTCACTGATCTTGGATACTCTACAGCTGTGGGCCCCAAAATGTTGGTGAATTTTGTTTCAGATAAAAATACAATTTCCTATTACTTTTGTGCTACCCagctagctttctttcttttcttcattggaagtgaactttttattttgtctgcAATGGCCTATGACCGTTATGTGGCCATCTATAACCCTCTTCTCTACACTGTCATCATGTCACAAAAGGTTTGTCATGCCCTGGTGACAATCCCCTATCTCTACTGCTCATTTGTGTCTCTTCTAGTCACCTTAAAGATTTTTACCTTACCATTCTGTGGCTACAATATCATCAATCATTTCTACTGTGATTGTGTCCCCTTGATATCTTTGCTATGCTCAGATACTCTTGATGTTGAGCTAATAATCATGATCTTTGCAGCTTTTGATTTGATTTCCTCTCTTCTGTTTGTCCTTGTGTCCTACCTGCTCATCCTTCTAGCCATTCTCAGGATGAAGTCTGCTGAAGGCAGGCGCAAAGCTTTCTCCACCTGTGGATCCCACCTGACAGCGGTCACAGTGTTCTATGGGACTTTGATATTCATGTATGTGCAGCCCAAGTCCAGTCATTCCTTTAACAATGATAAAATGACTTCAATATTTTACACTCTGATTATCCCCATGCTGAATCCCTTGATCTACAGCTTGAGGAACAAAGATGTAAAACATGCCTTACAAAGCACATGGAAAAAGATCAGATATGttatttcttaaaagttaaaGATAAAAGGAGTCCTACACATGAGGGCTAAAAATGACCTGGCTCTATTTTCCTGGAGAAACAAGAAAAGCACCAATGAGATCAGCATGGAATATAAGTAAAAACTTCTAAATGCTGAAAAAACTTTAGTGAACAACAAAAATTAAGTCTTTGCTTTCCTGGAGGGAGAAAGATGAATCGTAATCATAATAATGGAGTAAGTTCTAGAGTGAAGTAGAGTAAGTTTCAGGTCAACAAGCATCCATGGGGTAGCAGAGTAGCATGTTGTAGGAAAGTAAGAAAGATTTGTATTTACAGAAGAGGATTTGAAATAGTTCTATTCGATTCTAAATGAGTATGATAAACTTTCCTGAAtcaatgtgtgtttgtgtgaatttctctttttgtgtgAGCACAATCTTTCCATTTTAGGTTGTGCACTTCCACAAGTATCAGCTAACTCACTGTACTGGATAATCTGAAGCATTTAGTGACATGAATGTATTCAGATGCTCCTATTCCACATGGGGATCTTGGACTCCTCTGTTTTCCTTAGTTCCTTTTTTCACAGACATGAGCTTAGGAGAGTctattaaatgtacatttttttgagCACCCAATTTGTTAAGTGCTGCATCAAATTCTATTTCATTCAGACTATACGTGTATTTGAGTGAAGACACCAACTAAGATATATTTCTTAAGTTTTCCACAGAAGTTTCTAGGGGTTGGATGGATGTTCCTCCTTAAAGAcagctttttctttattcttcattgCTTGTTTTTGCTAAAATATGGTCACTTTGCCCTATTCTCTAAATGAAAAGAGTATCTCTAGTTTAAAAAGTATACCCTGTTGTTTAATTCCTGTATAATTTGCACACTTAATGATGAAATGGGTTTGTTTCTCCTTTTCGTTATATCCCACTTCCCTTATGTTTGCTCAATATGATATTGTCACATTTTTTGGTACTATCTGTTCTTTGGCTGTATGCATTTAATGatcagaattgtgagaaatagaCACAGATACTACCATGATCTATACTGTAATTTCAGTGAGAGTATACTATGATATGTTTTaatcaatggatttttttttctctctggacaCAGTTCATCCTCAACAATATGTAAAGCCTTCTATATTTCTTCCATTATTCATATTGCTTGGGGcacattgcattttattttcatcatataaaaattatttggttgtttttgttatGCCAacatgtaataaaattatttatagagCTAATCAAATAGGAGTAAAGTAATTAAGTAGCATTGTAAAAGAATATGTATAATCTAATGTGGGAATAAAcactcctaagtattttattgctgattttttttttattattgtgacAATACTATATACCTTATGGTaaactattattttattcatagacacatacatataagaaaatattgtaaTTTTCTAGGAAGTGTATGTTGGACAGATGTAAAGTAAGtgtttatattgtttttctgtgGATGCAAGATTATCTAAATGTTGAaacaataaattttcaaattacttATGTGTTATACCAAATTAATTCCTTTGAAAATCATAACTATTATGATAGAAAAaaggtaaattattttaaattacatacatAAATGTCTGAATAAATATAACCCAATaaattatatctaaaataaatcTAGGTGGGACTTTCATTGTCTCTCAAATGGTAAACAAAAACCATAGAGCAATATGCTAACATTTAACAATTGATAACATAtctcttacattttaaaagttagtcTCTTTTTCACTATTACATGGAATTTATAAGTTACTTTAGAAGGATTTGGACTCTCTTCTACACagcataaaacatttaaaaaccaggatctatcatataattttattaactactaaaataatttgaatcaGCAGATTTTCATACTTTAAAACAGAGATTCAGAAACTGCAATGcaatttagaataagaaaaatagaaaaaaaactgtaTGTAATACTTGATTGTCTGTAAAAAACAATTCTGTGGTTTGCATTAGTTTGATAAACAGTGATGTATTTTAGTTTCCATTTAGTGTCTCAGAGATAACTACAGGAAAAAATTCATGTGGAAGATGGAATCAAAATTGAAGTTtgcattagaaataaatttccactttgttaggatggccttaggcctgagcctaagcaactccattttaaaaactccaaacATGCAGTTTCaacaggcacacccacagagccctcccgaatggcctcaaacaagttatttcccttcaccctgataaatagagtgaagcccctggcaggctgtcacTGCCTGATAAGAGGAAACCTCAAGAAGATCAGGGTGAAGACCACCAGACCAGGTGTTTCTGACCCCAgtgtaaatgatgtcactgagaaatctggtggtaactCATAAGGATTGTAAGgagggtcaaaagcccccaaatttagtataaatgatagagcaaatgaacagggattcagttTAAATAATACcccaatattaaatatttttattaaagtataattttatgataaaaataaatcaaagattaatgaaagtaaatatgtaaaaatattttcctatgtaATATTCATTAGGAAACCCAGCAGggtttaatatagaaaaaaaaattgcaattctACTAGTACCAATTGCCAGAGCACTTAAGGTTAGTAGAATGCCCTTATTATTTAAATCGTATCTTAAATGTTGGGGAGGTGGAGCAAGATAGTCAATGAGAAATACTATCCAGTTCTGCACTTCAGAGTCACACCAATTGTAATTAATATTGAAGCAACAAACTACCATCACAAGATCTAAGGAAGCCACAGGAGGGAACATGGAGCTTGGTTTTAGTATAATGAAAGGAAGTTAAAGAAGACAGCAAAGAAAGAGTAGCCTTCTCCCAATTTCCCCAATAGTGCAGTGAGGAAAGAGCTACCTTTCACTTGGGAGAggcaaaaggaataaaatccaGACCTTAGACTTGACCCCCAGTATCAAGCCTGCCATGTTGAATCCTAGTCCTTGGTAGAGCACTTTGATCTACACCTACTGGAACAGCATTATCCAATCTGCAAAGAGACTTCCATCATCCTCAACTAACCTTAGGCATCAACATAGGAAACAAGATTCTACTCACTTAGGATCTGAGAATAAACGGAACCAAAAGACTTTGTTGTAGAACTTAGCACCATGCCCACTGCAATGACAACCAGCATGAGCCAGAAACAAAAGGCCCTGTATCTAAGCCAGAGCTCAAAGATGAAATCTAAGAACAGCCTTGGCATCAGGTGCAGACCTACATGCTTATGAGTCACACTCAAGTTTTGCCTGATCCTTGCCAGACTTAGAATAGGTCAGGCCCATATCCATAAAGGCTGTCTGGATATAAGGATCACTTGTGTCCCAGCTTAGCACCAGTCTTGCTGGACAATGGACTTTTCTAACCTTGTCTTCTAACCTtgttgtgttagtcaacttttcaacactgtgaccaaaggacctggcacaacttagaggagaaaaagttgacagactccatagctctgggcccaaggtgagacagaacattttGGTGGAAGGGTATGGTAAAGGAAAGCAGTGCTGGACATGGTAAGCCAGAAACAGAGAGCtttgttcaccagggacaaaatataaaccccaaagtcacaccccccaGTTACCTATCTCCTCCATATCTTATTTgcatacagttaccacccagttaatccatatcagtagattaatccactgataggttACACTGTTGTGGGAAACCATCCATGAAATACATGAGAATCTTCTCTGCATGGAAACCAAGGAGAGATAGGCCTGGGTTCACCCACAGCAAACGATTGCCCAATGCATGTGACCTATTCTCTTCACTCTGCTAGGAAGATTCCTCATAGTAGCTCTGGAGACAGGAATTACCCTTTAGGAACTGAACAGCCCACTTTTAACctttcttagaaaaagaaaattttacagaatctctttgatgtttcctgatataaataaagcaggtgcATTCCCTGCCAGAAACTCAATCCACCTGATCAGCTTGCCTGTCCTATCCctgcttttgaaactactttctgtgtttttcatcattttatttctcttagctttcatttctcagccagcccattccaccaaggGGAACCCCATTTCCCACTGCTCGCATAGGACATGGGCAGGACACTATCATAATCTACTCacttcacttctgaatattcttgtATTGTCTTACCCATGAGTTTTTAGGGGACACCacgtatccaaaccataatggaCATGCACTGGAGAAGAGAAGTCTTTTCAATAAACAATGCTTAGAACATGAACAATCACACTCTGAACAATGAAACTAGCCCTCTATCAACAgctacaaaaatcaactcaaaatggattaaagacataCATCAAAAACCTCAAAACATGAAACTTccagaagaaaactgaaaaaaaaaaatcttcaaaatattgaAATGGACAAGAATTTTCTGGAGACTTGAAAAGCACAAACTGAAAGCATAAGTAGTCAAATTGATTACACTGAACTAAAAGCTCCTGTTTTCAGGGGAAAATATCATCAAAGTAAAGACCCAACacaaagaatggaagaaaatatttaacgtgtatatattaaacaaaagttAATATCCAGAATGCATAAAAAGCTCCAAAtaatacttaaaacaaaaataacccaaataataaaatagacaataGATCTGAATCAACATTTCATAAAAGAAGGTACACAATTAAAGAACAGATGACAGAAATAAATGGTAAACATCACTAACCAACAGGGAAATTGAAGTCCAAACCACAAGGAGATGTCACATTATCACAGTAAGGATGAGTGTTATTCAAAAGACAAAAGGTAGCAAGTGCAGGCAAGCATGTGGGTGAAAGGGAACCTTGAACTGTGCTGATGGGAATGTCAATTAGTACAACCTTTATGCAAAACtagggaggttcctcaaaaaattaatgaTAGCTCTACCACATGTTCTAGCAATCACACGGCTAGATTcatatacaaagaaatgaaattagtatATTGGCAACAACACATCTGCACTCCTGTGTTCAGTGCAACATTATTTCCAACAGCCACTAATGGGAGGCAGCCTGAGGATCCATCTACTGGTGAATGTGCAGAGAaatgtgcatatacacaatggatgaTGTGTAACCTCAAAGGAATGAAATCCTGGCATCTGTaataacatggatgaaactggtgactgaaataagccaggcacataAAGTTGAGCGttacattttctcacacatgtgTGCCATGtaaaaagtttaatattaggggctagagtggtagctcagtggtagagtgcttgcccagctcatatgaggctctaggttcaatccccagtacgacagaaagataaataaataaaataaagatattttatccatatacaactacaaaaaaatttctaaaaggcTAATCTTATAAAAGTTTATAGTAGACTGGTGGTTACCAGAGAACAGAAGAAAGGGTGGGTTGGGACACTGAGGAAATGTTGATCAATGTGCAATAAATTACCATTAGCCACGCCTAAGATTTTCTATTGTGCTATTTTACAGTAGGATGGTGTAGATAAGTAGTAGTTTGGTACATGtttcaaaaatccagaagaaatgattttgaacactttgccataaagaaatgatgtGTTGAAGAGGATAAACTTGTTTcaactgatttaaacattacccAATGCATACACATATAGAAACATCATGTAGAACCTCATTATTTTGTACTATTTTATGTATGAGTTAAGATGAATTCCACTTTAATAATAAACCGTTTAAAAACTTGTGGGACTGGCACAAAGGAGACATTTTGAGTACTAGAGCCCAATACACATACCAAAAGCAATTTCACGCATTGATTGCCAAAGTGATTTTCAAGAATAAAGCTACAGGAATCAAACTCTCGGATTGCAAACAAGTTACAGAGCTACATTAACTGCAAACTATGGAAATGGCTTGAAGACAGACAAGTAAACCAATGGAACGAAACAGAGAAGCAATCCCATATTATAACAACTGATTTATAAATGGGTGCCAAACATACAAATGGAGAAAGATGGTCAATTAAATATATCATACTAGGAAAACTGAATGCATGTGTGAGAACAAATGAAAGTAGACCCCAGCTTTGCACCATATGCAAAACCCAACTCAGATcgattaaatattataaattacctAAAAGTTAATCCCAACAACATATTGTGAAGGGAAAGCATCAGGACAGCTTTGGCAAAGCTGTAAAAGGATATAACTCCAAAgccaagtgaaagaaataaaatcacacaaaTATCATTACATGTAACTAAAAATCCTCtgcaaatcaaagaaaaatgatcagCAAAGTGAAAGGCAAACTACAAAACAGgagaaaacagttaaaaacatagatttaaaatgcaattaataTTGAAGTTATATAAGTAACTACATAACTACATAAACTCAGAGGTAATGaacaatttaatttataaatagaatgaggactttattattaaaataagaaaaaagcaaaagttcaTTCTTGCAGCACATGCTCAATAGAGGATTGCTATAATTTCTCTCACCTTTTTGAAATTACTACTTCATCCAAAATAAAAGCCCAAgatatttagttttccaaatgCTATTGAGATTGCATTCATAGAAGTAGATTTACACTAATTTTAGAAGTTGATCCTGTAATATTCAACCTCTAACACTCATAttgatttattctttataattatgaatcctttgaatatttattactaATTGATGCACTTATCACTATGTAGTACCCATTTATTTACCTCTCCTCATTTTTCACTTCTTCAGGTCCTCCTGAACTGTTTTCCATTTCTACACATTTTTCTATTCtgcatatattttagaaaatattttttggtaaagGTAACCTTTGTTTCCTGTCTCCTTTGAATTAATGTTTTCTAGATTCATACCTGCCATGGTATGTGTTGAAACTACATTTCcttttgaaaacaacaaaaaatgtgctGTGCTTAACATCAGATCTAGACTCTTAACAATTTCAAAGTAGAAAACAGTACTGTTCTTAAAAcagttgtctttatttttttttatttagtataaTTAAGATTTCATGTCTATTTATGAGCCTCTCCTCATTTCTCTAAACTCTCAGCTTTTGGTTATCACCATGCCAATACCTGATTCCATAAGTTTGATTATTTTCCATACTCCATGTAAGGGAGAGCATGGGTACTTGTCTTTTTACATTCTTAAGGCTAATTCATATTCCACACGTGTTCATACCACATTTTACAAATCCATTAATGTACAAATAGGTATTAGATTTTTTTCACATCTTGTCTATTTCAAAttatgttaaaaagaacaagaGGGTAcagacatttctttaaaatcctAATTTCAAATATTCTGCACAAAATTCAAAAGTGGATTTGCTGAATcctatcataaataaataaatattgaatataaattttcCCTGGCAATTAATGGACAAACTCCAGGCCTTTCATTAAGTTCTCAAATGCTTTAGGGATACTCTACTAGTTCCTTGGCATCTCCTGAGGGAGAGTATCAAAtggtgaaaaaaaattcataaattgtCTTCTATAATGCAATGTTTGGAAACATCAGAGAACCAAAGAGAGAGAGGCTTCAGTTCAGGTAACAAAGACAGAAGTTTTCATATATGTTAGCAGTACCTACTGAAGTAGATAAACTTTGTTATGGCATTACCCTCTTTTTTAAGTGACCATTTCTGATTCAGTTTCTGTGTTTTCTACAGCTCTGTAATACCTCAGTATCAATAAAACCTCTCTCTGTTTTCCCTCATCTTAACTTTAGAATATTGGCACCTGAGAGGTTAAAAGCTCATATGTATCTGGAAAACCACAAGCTGTGtgcttataaaataattaaattgtcCATGTGCTTAATTTAATGATTAAATTGTCCATGTAAAAGCAAAAGTGAcaggagataaaatataaattcaaagacattgtaatggcataaattgaaaaaaaaagagatcaagacccacatttttttcctcccaaatatTTAGGCATTTAATATCTCTGTGCTTTCTTTGTGACCATTTGTAagataaattaacatttaaaattatgtaattaaataCATGAATGTGATTCATTCCAGATCTCTTTCTTAGAGATAGGAGTTACTGTTTCACAATGAgatagaaaaagcatttttttaatataccagGATACCTGGTTTTACAGAAATAgcaaaattttccatattttgcaGTGAGATTTTACTAAATTTTTTCTCAGAGTATAAGCTTAAAAGTAAAATTGATTATTCagtaaagatgagaaaactatgAGAAAGTAGTTTGGTTCTTTTCATAGAACCACAAAACTGATGAACACAAAACattctattttttcactttttattgttaataattaTATACATGTGTGGATATAAAATGGCACTATGACTCTTTAATATAAGGTGAAATGATTCaaccaagctaattaacataattttatctTACAGGAATATTAATTAAAACTGATCATATGCATGTTATATTGCAGTATTTCATGAttgctaaacaaaacaaaataaaatagttcaaTTTATTTCCTATTCCTTTATTGAAGGTATTTCTCTAACATAAACTGATGcagtttattaaattaatttaggGTAGGATATCAGCAGCCACAACTatgtaagaaatattttgtttgagGTAAGTGCAAATTACATGTAGAAAGCTATATTTTACCATTGGAAAATTGCTAACTTATATCTCATGTACAAGTGCTCGTCACTAAAATTTTCACTATAAAGTTggtcatttctctttcctttttttatgaaagaaaaatgtttcttcactgtttttacttcaaaataaagatGTACCTGCCATATACCTGCTGCTATATCATATCTTCTTATTTTCAGGGTTATTGGAGATGTTCAgatatattatattttgttatgcACACATACATCTGCAAACTGTGCTACATTACATTTGGAAGAAATTATTGCTGTTTTAATATACAGAGTGCTATAAAACATACCCAAATATCTATGTTTAACTCATCCTTATTATAGTTTATTTTGTCTAAATGGTGCTATATagtgaaaaatgttcaatgtagAACATTTTTAAGTTCATCATAAAAGTATTTGAACCTTTTACTTTAAAGCATAACATCATCATATCCCAAGAAGATTATGTAAGTCTTCATTGTACAGAATCAATGAAATAAACTCTCTtcaaatttgttcatattttcctCATATTCTCCCTTTTTGTGGTATAATAAAATGAATCTAATTTGATACACGCAAGTaagtatatttcatttataatgaaaatatcacAGGGGAAGAATAATATGTTAAATTAATTTCTATTGTGATagcattatatattatttttataatagttttgaATATAAGAAGTataaataatccaaaataataGTACATTGTCTATTCATAATCTAACATCAGCCACTGAGTTAATAGGCTGACTTCTACCACcttttctttcaagaaaattaTTCAGTACCTTGTAATATAAGGAGTTTTATAAAATCTTAGATTTTTTGTCTGTAGAAATCCTTAATTTGTAATTATACTATGAATTATCTGATATTATTGAATGCAATTATTTAATGTGATTGTGAGTGTAATTAAGTATATGGGAAtagtaaacttaaaaataataattgtacatttATCTAAcgcaaaaaattaacaaaatttagattattttcctattttgcttTACATATCTACCTGTATATATGTGCATCTCTCTATGCATCAGGGTTTATCATTCTTGGAAGAAAGTAACTGATTTGAATATTGTTTTGCCTGGACATTGAACAGAGTTGAATGTTTAGCAGCTTAACTGGCCTCTAATCATTTCAGTTATACTGAAATATAACTACAATTAATAGGTTTCTTTTGTGAGTAGAATCACCCTAGAGTAGTACTATTGATCATTCATTTCTATGTATTTGTTCATGTAGACAtgtatataaattcaaatttactgTTAGGAAAGTTTGAATATATCTTATTTACACCAGCCTTCCATAATGAATATTTGTCAAGTAATAATATTTGAAATCCATTAATTGCACTGATGCTTTATCTGAAACAGGTTTTTTAATGAAATTGGATGGAGAAACACAATCTCACGGTGGTGCATGAGTTCATTCTGATGGGCATCACAAATCGCCCTGAGTTGCAAGCTCCATTATTTGGGCTGTTTCTCATCATCTATGTGGTCTCAGTGCTGGGCAACTTGGGCATGATACTCCTCACCAAGTTGGACTCCAGACTTCAAACACCCATGTACTTTTTTCTTAGAAACCTGGCTCTCACTGATTTTGGATACTCTACAGCTGTGGGCCCaaaaatgttgttaaattttGTTGTGGATCAAAATAcaatttcctattatttttgtGCTACACAGCtagctttctttctcttcttcattgGAAGTGAATTATTTATTCTGTCTGCAATGGCCTAtgatcgctatgtggccatctgtaatcCTCTCCTCTACACTGTCATCATGTCAAACAGGTTATGTCAGTTGCTGGTGGCAATTCCCTATCTCTATTGTACATTTATGTCACTTACAGTCACCATAAAAATTTTTACCTTATCCTTCTGTGGCTGCAATGTCATTAATCATTTCTACTGTGACTGTATGCCTTTAATATCTTTGCTGTGTTCAGACACTCATGATGTCGAATTGACAATTATGATCTTTGCAgcttttgatttgatttcttcTCTTCTGATTGTCCTAGTGTCCTACCTGCTCATCCTCCTAGCCATTCTCAGGATGAAGTCTGCTGAGGGCAGGCGCAAGGCTTTCTCCACCTGTGGATCCCACCTGACAGTGGTCATAGTGTTCTATGGGACTTTGATATTTATGTATGTCCAGCCCAAGTCCAGTCATTGTTTGGACACTGATAAAGTGGCTTCCATATTTTACACACTGGTTATCCCCATGTTGAATCCCTTGATCTACAGCTTGAGGAACAAAGATTTCAAGTTTGCTCTACAAGGCACATGGAAAAAGATAAGCAACATCTTTTCTTAAAGATCACATAGAATATGAGTTCTATGAATATGGTTTGGTTATGAAGCCAGTCAGTTTTCCCCCAGCATGTTTAGCAaacaatatatattcaaataattaatcTTACTGTAGTAACAGTAAAATTTCTAAATGCTTATATATATTAGTGAACAAAACAGCACGTTCTTCTTTTCTGAATggggaaagatttaaaaaattgaataaattgtATAGTAAAGTAGAATGGATTTAAGACCTATAGACTCCATAAGCAAGTGTCAGAGTTTGATGCTGCATTGGAATGAGAAAGAATGGTAAATATGAAaaatgagttgattttttttagtcaCAACTATAGTAATAAATTTCTGATGACTGTGAATGTGCTTGTGTGTTTTTCTGGTTGTGCAAGCATAATCCCTATGTTTTAAGTTTCATATACATCCATTGGTTGTGTTAAAATCCAACAGTATGAGTCATCAGGAGCTCAGTGTAGTACAGTGATTGAAATAACTGA contains:
- the LOC114081134 gene encoding olfactory receptor 8K3-like, whose product is MEKHNLTVVHEFILMGITNRPELQAPLFGLFLIIYVVSVLGNLGMILLTKLDSRLQTPMYFFLRNLALTDFGYSTAVGPKMLLNFVVDQNTISYYFCATQLAFFLFFIGSELFILSAMAYDRYVAICNPLLYTVIMSNRLCQLLVAIPYLYCTFMSLTVTIKIFTLSFCGCNVINHFYCDCMPLISLLCSDTHDVELTIMIFAAFDLISSLLIVLVSYLLILLAILRMKSAEGRRKAFSTCGSHLTVVIVFYGTLIFMYVQPKSSHCLDTDKVASIFYTLVIPMLNPLIYSLRNKDFKFALQGTWKKISNIFS
- the LOC114081135 gene encoding olfactory receptor 8K3-like; this translates as MEKHNLSVVHEFILMGITSRPDLQAPLFGLFLIIYLVTVLGNLGMIILTKVDHSLQTPMYFFLRNLALTDLGYSTAVGPKMLVNFVSDKNTISYYFCATQLAFFLFFIGSELFILSAMAYDRYVAIYNPLLYTVIMSQKVCHALVTIPYLYCSFVSLLVTLKIFTLPFCGYNIINHFYCDCVPLISLLCSDTLDVELIIMIFAAFDLISSLLFVLVSYLLILLAILRMKSAEGRRKAFSTCGSHLTAVTVFYGTLIFMYVQPKSSHSFNNDKMTSIFYTLIIPMLNPLIYSLRNKDVKHALQSTWKKIRYVIS